ttatatgtaacaaaaatttgtattaaaatttccgAAACTATGGGTTCTGATAGTTCTTACTCACAAGCACagtcttattttaaaaactctcGTATATGAGATATGGTGAATCAAAGTTCAATATTGGTAATAATACACGTCTGCGAGCCATTCAATTTGACGTAATTTTCGCCTGAGGATAAAATTTACTCAATAATTGTATCATACTCTTAAAgacataccaaaaaaaaaaaaaaaaaatcctactCAATGAAAGAAGTGAGATATAGTTTTATGTCTCAGTATTATTCACAAGAAGGAAATTCTATTCATGTAGTTTCCGATTTttgaatagatttttaaaaGGGCAGAAGCCTTTCAGTGACGTTTTTCCTAAGGCGAATATTATGACAGCTCCGGTATTTCACTTCTTTACTTTTGAGTGTTGAAATTACATAAAACTAACATTTCTTAAATCTCTGGCATTTTTGGTCATTCAATGCCAGAAGTGTATTTACGTAACGGCTAATTCCCAgaatgacaaaaataatttttttcacataccaaaaaatgaaaaaaattctcaaaaattgaacagttaatttttttaagactattTTTTACTCTATTATGTAAAAGTGATTTTCCTGCTGATGTCACAAATTGCGGAAATGAGTGCTTACATTTTGAAGATTTGTACGGACATAAGATATAATAATTCCTTTTCTATATTACGTTGAAAGAAAAGTTATTTCCTTTGTACCACAAACTCGATTAAATTCATTAGCTTTGCTGTCAATAGAATGTAGTCTAGAATGATATGAAACACAGAAAcccgaagaaaaattttaaactaaattatatgATGATAATTATAactgaaaaatatgtaaattcagtaataattattctatttaactAAATGATTAAATGCAAgtgaattgatatttttttgattatttaataaataatatatatgtatatgtataattgcGATAACCAAAGCCAATATGTCGGCCAATTTAAATAGCTCGGAGCGGCTTTGAACCTAAATACGCCATTGTTCAATGcgataatgataaataataattatattaacgttatttgtatattaatattaaaggtAACGCAATTGCAAGCCAATTATTGGATGTCACAATTCGTGTACAAGCAATTAGAAAATTTGCTGTAAATGAAATGTCacaattattagaaataatatcaataaacaaTCAAACAATCTACAACAATATaacatcaacaacaacaacaacatcatcaacaataaacaataacaaCTCAACAATTATCGAAGTGTTATATGCAGCTGTATGGATATGTGGTGAATTTGCATCCGAATTAAATACACCAGAATTAACATTACaaacaatgttaaaatataaatgtttaccAGGACATATACAAGCAATAtttgtacataatatattaaaattaacaatatatttaattaataaatatcatttagaaattgttgaacaaaaaactattaatcAATTATCATCTTATGATcgaatatttgaattaattaacatggttattgatcatttatttaatgattatcGTATTAATAGTGATTTAGAAGTACAAGAACGTGCTGAATCATCATtacaattgttaaaaattattttaaaacattatcaaacttatgtaaataaaattataccaatgtctgataataataatacaacacaAAATAATGTTGATATATTAACATCAAATACCGATGAAGAATTTATGACTGAAAATACTCCGAAGGATGAATTCAAACAAGAGAATGATATTGTGGATGAACAAGCTTTAAAAGAAcatcaatcatttttaaatgaaattttacaattatttgatggtgaattaaTGCCAGTGGCTGCTAAAGCTCAACGTAAAGTACCTATACCAGATGGGTatgtatagatttttttatattttatttagtagaTTATTAATCGTTAAATGcgattaaaaatcgtaaaatgtatgtattattgATAAATGCTTCAATTAAGACGTTCTCCGGAGATATAATGACTTACTAGAAAATTCGGAAAAATTCTTTCCGTTATAAAgggatataataatatttcttaaaatttactatCGAGAATAACTATTTAGTgtagtattaataaaaaaaaaaaactcctctTAAATTGTCAATTCCAAACttgtattaagttttctaataaaaagccgtagaatagtataatttaatgaaataccatataaaatgtaagtaattaatatcatacagtatgtcaacaaatttgacaagcccgtattATGATGTCACGTACGtataaaaaactgaatttccgttttaataatttttaaatgccctcactgaatttgtacttttattaattaattttaagtaattaaaaatatattaattactaaaataatggtttagatGAAATGTCCAGCCAGTCCAGTTAGATGaaattaaagttacggaagaaaaatatttgaaccaaatttaaatttcataaatgttCCCTATTTAGAATTGCAAACCTGTGTTGTTTTTTACTTCGATGGATACTTTTTctgtttaattttctaataatggAAACCAGAAAAAGGCTTCTTCGGTAGCTGTAAAACTCATTTTCTTCGGAATACTTTTAAGCTCCTTTCTTTTTTTCTTCACGTTTGTTTTCCAAGTTTTTTCTTTACCAATACCACTTCCAGATATATTGTTTCTTTCGAACGTGCAAGTACCTTTTTCCCATGTTGAACATGATGTGTATCTTCTGAAGAAAAAATTAACTGTATTTACAGTCGTGTGTGTGAGTTACACAAGGTAtgtcatttttatattcttgaTTATTTTAGCCTGGATTTGGATACATGGATAAATGATCCACCATCAGAATCAGATAGCGATGACAATAGTACAGATGATGGTATAGCAACAGAtggcatatttataaaaaacaaagttgaaaataaattttatcaaaatgaacGTAATCAACAACCGGAACCAACACCagaagaaattgaaaaagtatggtttaataatttttttaacagtaattttttttgttatttattaccattaattttttataaggttcGCGAAGCTAGaaaaatagaacaaatgttAAATCCAAATTATTTGAAAGGATCATCTAAATCATCCAAACAGTATCAAAACTTCGATAGCTTTAATAATGTACCACCAGTGGCTGAAATTGACTTAAGTGTACCATTACAAATCACAGGtatgattttttaatgtattaattcgTTGTTCGATAAATTCTCcaaatttttggacaaaatagtgaatatttttttaaaattaaataaattgatacaatatattgaattgaattttatagcAACAAAGAAATCagacaaatatttacaattagataaattaaacaaatcaaaatcgaaaTCAAAATCAAAGAAGAAGGAATCGAAACGTAAACATAAAAAGCATCGACATAAAAATAGTGAAGATGGCGGTGAATTAATGAAATCAACATTAAGTAGTTCTGATGAGAATGATGATGAAAACAATAgtgatgataatgataattatgcaaattcaaattcaataaatcCACACTTAGTAAATACAACAATTGAAATGCCTGAAGGTGCAACACTGAGTGACACTGATGATATTCAAGACGTTGATGTCAATGATCCGCATAGGGCACTTGATATTGATTTAGACATGTAAGTAACTTATTAGTAATGTATTGTAAGCGAAGAAAAAAAGTTAGGGACAAAAGTTTTTGagctttttataagaaacaagtTTCCAATTTAGAGTTATCTTTTTAATGATCTTGAAAGTCAAGGTTATCGCTTAGTAAACTTCCTTTAACCTCTaaactgttttttctaacgctattaattttgtattattctgGATTATGCTTTAAAGTTTAAACTGTACTGtactgtattttattaatattttatatgggtTTCGTATATTTTATAGTCCATTAAGGGATGATGAAGTATTACCATCCTTACAACATCATCGTGTTCGAGATAAATCATCAAAAGAACATagcaaatcaaaatcaaataaattgcgTCACAATACAATCACAACGACTGATGAGCATAATGTTAAGCATGAACAGAAAATCACGCTACgaaaaaaggtatttatttaaaaatttgataataatattctttctcATAAGCgatatgataaatgaaataacaCAAAGTAATATGACCAGATCAGTTTCTTAAATTTGAATCTACCTTTATTATAGCCCGTATCGTTAGGCTTTTGCAGGTCTTAGCCTAGAAAATAAGGAAAGATACATTTGATAATAACCGTGATGTCCATTAAAGAATACCGCATATACCAAATTTAGGGTTTAgtctattttctttaatttcattcaattttttaatatttagcaaATGTTTTTCCATGCTATGACAAGTGGGAAAATTCCGtaacttatttttaagttaagtaacacgctaaaagtcaataaataatacttcataaataataagaattatGCTTTATAATTTCTGgagttaaacaaattaaataatataaaaatgaaaaaaaaaatcaaggcagtgaatcaagaatatttttttattcgaattagAACAACCTTTacaaatatttcgaatataatgaaaatttatagatctatatttttttatgttcatgAAAGCAAACTTTCTTGATAAAAACATAGTTATGATTCACTgcctaaaattatattaaatgtcaaagtaccaaaagtgtattttaaaattacaacgaAAAATCATagatttaacattttctatttaaataacatttagaTCTTAGATATAAATGACTTAATGAAAACTCgacacaattattttttttgtaatatgataATGTATCTGGTAAAATAAAGTATCAATTGACCCCGACGTGATTTGAACACGCAACCTTCTGATCTGGAGTCAGACGCGCTACCGTTGCGCCACGGAGTCACTTGTTAAAGATAATAAAGTATTTGTTTCGATTACAGAGTAGCAAAAAAAGTAGTAAAAGTAAGGATAATGATTTGATGGAAGTTGAAAGACCTTCAAAGAAAtcctcaaaaactaaaaagagtAGTAAATCAAccgataaaaatattgaagtaagataattaatatacataaagtCTGCTCTtcatttagattttattttataatttttgataatgtttGTTTGCAGTCAAGtcgaaagaagaaaataaaaaaagttgaatatgAAGAAGCAATTGGAATATCAACACCCAGTAAAGAATTTCaagaattataaaatcaattattatattgcatatattttataataaattattattaactgaataatattataatttaatttaaaatcaattacctttgttttattttattcagatGATGTTTCTTTTTCCACAAGCTCGTTAAATGTATCACaaattaaacacataaaattttaaatggaaaaatgaattttgcgTTGCTGAAAAACGTAAACTCGGGGACATCAATGCGATGAACTCCAATGTTAATTGTAACTAACttgatttttagaaatatttctttcCAAAGTATGATTTTTTGTATAACCATTTTGTTGATCGTACATTTCAAGCAAcacgttttttattaattaacccACATTAAGCGTTAAAAATTATGTACGTTGAGAGCGAATGCTTTAAACAAAAGTATGTATAGAAAAGGTGTTCTAACGATCTTAAAATGCTTAACttggaatataaaatattcttatcgAGTACCATATAAGGATTTATTCACTTAAGTAAATAACTGAATTGTTGGGGTCTTTACTTATCACATCCTATTGATTTATACCaatcaaaagaaataaaatttccagtCCAGTTAATAAGTCTAAGTGAAACCATCAAGGGCGTGACCTTTAGAAGAATTAAATATCGAAATCTAACAGATAAGTTAGAAGTTAATATTTGGTTCAAACAAAAGACAGCCTAGTAGCTTGCCTTTTATTTAACCATTGGAAATAAAGGCGATAGAAGcttctgaaatttttacccACAGTGCAAATTTTTACACATTTCCGCATTCGCTAATAATACTATCGATATTACGAGGAGATCTAACCAGTGATTAAGGAGACAGCCAGCTATACTTTCCTTGATTTCTATAATTAGAATTGGcaattaattatgtattatcGAAGCATGGCTCAAGTTTAATTTCAGTACTAATTGATGACGATCCCGTGATCGAAAGTAAAGGGAAAAACAATAAGGATTTTGTGTATAATATGTAGGCATacgacaaaataaaaataaaataaaattagttaagtaaataattatattaaaattgtatagtcaattaaaaaataattctacattcattttattttaataagctttaaataaattgaagacATAAGTGGATGaggataaatttcgaaaattgttattcattgagagtattttaaatttggattcggtgttttttgtacaatttatcaataaattattgttataataataacataccaAGAATTTGGGTTTTCTATTATAATAACAGTTTATTAGATGTCTGGAAAAAAAGcaacttgaaatttaaaatgaaaaggtctattatgaAACACACCATGAAATCATAATCACTCAAATGTTTATACTTTCATCCACTCatgactttaaattatttttgtttgtattataaatctgaatcacaaataatatatacttaaaGATTCTGTGATCTGAATTCAGAATACACATTTTTCCGCGATTTACTGAGTGAAGcaggttataaaatttttggtagtTTGACTGGGtcgaataatttataaattgcaTTTATATTCGGCAAACAATATTTGTATAGTATCGGCAATAAATACTGCAGTTACTATACAAACTTCCGATGAAGATGGAATATAAACAACTTGCTTCATTCAGTTATCCCGCGAATTGAATAGTGTCCCACTATCGGGCTTACATGTCGAAtcacaataaataaatcaagaGATGAAcgacttttcgatagaaatcctACGTAGGTTAGTGACCTaatatatgcatgtttataatttttgcattcGCTAAATTCACGTAAGTCAAGTTAATAAAAATCGACTATAATTATGGTTGACATTATTCAGATCATTTTGTACGAATTTACTCGATTTGTGACTGTCGTCCATCTCTAAATTGAACTTAAcagtaaaaaaagtaagtaaaaatgatacaaatcaAATACCTACCTATATAAAAAGTTAGGGGCCACCCCTAAATTGCGTTAATGTTATGAAAAGAGGAACTTTAAACTATCATGATGTGACGATAGaggaaaaagaaagaaaactaTTTAGACGTTAAAATTGGAGAGATTTTGAGAATGAGGCTGCTGCAGACACctcaaacatatttaaattaacataagTGGGGGCAGTCTCCTCCATTAATAAATTCCatagcttaaaaaatattttccaacgCAAACAGCTCaaacttttttaacatattGGAAACTAAtacttgatttttaattttagtgagTAGTCCCAACAAATAAGTTGTGCAGATGGGACGATTCGCGTTGGCTAGGAATTTAATGGCCTGAGCCATTAATTACCATTATTGACATTAACCGATtgcttaaattttcatattattgattGAGATATTGACTGTGGTTACCCGAAACGATGCTTAAAACGCTATTTAAAGGGCATTTTCTTCAAACCTTTAGCAAAGGCCCAAATATagatagtttataattttttcaaaaaaaatatattatggagTATTAAATGTTTAgtgtttactttaaaaaaaatcttgtccTCAAAATTAAAGTCATcatttgtatgttttaaaattcaacaatttttttaaagatcatGATTCCTAGTCTTTGTTCTGAAAAAATTGGCTTTTCCAGTATTTTTTGGATATCATAAGCGTTTTATTAAACGAATATTTAGCGAATAGAACGTTTAAGCTTTAAACGATAAGTTAAAGCGCTTAATGATCAcccaaaaagaaaaagttattagtACCGTAATTCATTAGCTGCCACTTAACTATAACGTTGTTTCTCattgataaaactttttacTAAAACAAATGTTTCCATCTCTTTGGCCGTGATGCTACATTTTCTTTATGTTTGAAGGAGGTGAATTTTTGTGACATATTCAGTGGAATGGCCCTTAACCGAATAAAAACTATATcatttaatatacattattcaaatttaatttgttaaatatatatttcttttattatacattatactatataaaatcaattctttgcaagaaataattttgaaattttactacATTCGCatgaatttgtatattattaacgTGATGagagataaaattcattaataaaaaaaattcattcaaagaaTTGATCTCTTCTATAAACGTTCCGAATATAGAGCTATTCGGTGGGTATATCGATATAATATCATCtgtattattttgaatgaacATTTACGTTTACGTAAAATGAGTACGAGATTATTTTACGAAAATGAAATCGAATCAttccaaataaacaaatatttaaacacttactttatatacatttagaagagaaaatttttaataaatacaccaATAGAGTTAATGAATTTACAGACGATAAACTGTACATGTAAAATTGTGTACAAACTACatacatcttttaaattttgacaattatttaaaaaataaaacagaacattgtgtgtgttttttctatacattttttttaactaaataaattttgcttttttcttttttctctttttattttttattaatccatACGATATATCATTCGATGTTGTTAACCTACG
This genomic interval from Chrysoperla carnea chromosome 1, inChrCarn1.1, whole genome shotgun sequence contains the following:
- the LOC123302603 gene encoding AP-3 complex subunit delta, producing the protein MALKKVKGNFERMFDKNLADLVRGIRNNKENEAKFIAQCIEEIKIELRQENIAVKSNAVAKLTYLEMLGYDISWAGFNIIEVMSSNKFTFKRIGYLAASQAFHSDNELLMLTTNMIRKDLNSQNQYDAGLALNGLSCFISTDLARDLANDIMTLLTSTKPYVRKKAVLMMYKVFLKYPEALRPAFPRLKEKLEDPDPGVQSAAVNVVCELARKNPKNYLSLAPVFFKLMTTSTNNWMLIKIIKLFGALTPLEPRLGKKLIEPLTNLIHSTSAMSLLYECINTVIAVLISISTGMPNHSASIQLCVQKLRILIEDSDQNLKYLGLLAMSKILKTHPKSVQAHKDLIMQCLDDKDESIRLRALDLLYGMVSKKNLMEIIKKLMLHMDKAEGTTYRDELLRKIIQICSQNSYQFITNFEWYITVLVELTQMEFGSKHGNAIASQLLDVTIRVQAIRKFAVNEMSQLLEIISINNQTIYNNITSTTTTTSSTINNNNSTIIEVLYAAVWICGEFASELNTPELTLQTMLKYKCLPGHIQAIFVHNILKLTIYLINKYHLEIVEQKTINQLSSYDRIFELINMVIDHLFNDYRINSDLEVQERAESSLQLLKIILKHYQTYVNKIIPMSDNNNTTQNNVDILTSNTDEEFMTENTPKDEFKQENDIVDEQALKEHQSFLNEILQLFDGELMPVAAKAQRKVPIPDGLDLDTWINDPPSESDSDDNSTDDGIATDGIFIKNKVENKFYQNERNQQPEPTPEEIEKVREARKIEQMLNPNYLKGSSKSSKQYQNFDSFNNVPPVAEIDLSVPLQITATKKSDKYLQLDKLNKSKSKSKSKKKESKRKHKKHRHKNSEDGGELMKSTLSSSDENDDENNSDDNDNYANSNSINPHLVNTTIEMPEGATLSDTDDIQDVDVNDPHRALDIDLDIPLRDDEVLPSLQHHRVRDKSSKEHSKSKSNKLRHNTITTTDEHNVKHEQKITLRKKSSKKSSKSKDNDLMEVERPSKKSSKTKKSSKSTDKNIESSRKKKIKKVEYEEAIGISTPSKEFQEL